The stretch of DNA GATGTTTACAACCATAGCCTATTGAAGATAGACGATCTTTATCGATTCCCTGCTCTACCAAATAATTATAAATGGTAGCAGCACGAGCACGGGATAAATTAAGAGCAAAGTCTTCCCCTCTATCACAACCGTTGGTATGTCCTTCTATGCTGATTTTAAGTTTTTTGTTGCGTTCCATTGTTTTGTATAACGCTTTTATGCTTAACAGTGCCTTGGGCAATGGTTTTGGAGAATCTCCATAAAATAGAATATTACTAACAACAAAACTTGCCCCCTTTTTGATTTTTTTGATGGGCGTTTTTAATTTCACATTACGCATGTCCGCTGTTAGCTTAGAAGCCATAATAAGGGTATCAAAGAAAAAATAATCTTTTTTGAAAACCTCTACGTGCAAGGGATCCCGTGCTTGGCTTTTTGGCAAATCAAAAACCAAACTATAATTTCCTGTCACAGAATCAGAAATAGTTTGAGCAACCACATCCCCCGTTTTTGTATTCGTCAAGGTAATATTGGCCCCCAAGGCAGCCCCATCAGCATCAACAACTTGACCATCTAGGCGCATGTTTTCGAAATAGTTAAAATGTAATGTATGCCCTTTCCCATTGGCATAAACATTATTGACCAATAAGACATAAATTTCCTGCGGATTAACCCTTACGGCTTTACTGTAAGCTGGCTGTACACCTGCACCAACCCATTCATTCAGAGCAGAAAGTGCCAAGCCCGTTTTTCCAGCAATTTCCAATTTGTTTCTAGAAAAATTGGTTCGAATGGGCAGTATTTCTTTTTGTTCCACCAATTCACAAAAATTATCGTCTGTATATTTATACAAAGCAAAATCATAATCATTAAGACTATCCAAAG from Aureispira anguillae encodes:
- a CDS encoding OmpA family protein is translated as MLLLTKSYGQEMDSLVIDKHADCDNRLTIKTQKIVGPTTSPKGYGKELEFEGNEKNSLHFIEQENNTVWYQFETKTSGQLIFELEPLDSLNDYDFALYKYTDDNFCELVEQKEILPIRTNFSRNKLEIAGKTGLALSALNEWVGAGVQPAYSKAVRVNPQEIYVLLVNNVYANGKGHTLHFNYFENMRLDGQVVDADGAALGANITLTNTKTGDVVAQTISDSVTGNYSLVFDLPKSQARDPLHVEVFKKDYFFFDTLIMASKLTADMRNVKLKTPIKKIKKGASFVVSNILFYGDSPKPLPKALLSIKALYKTMERNKKLKISIEGHTNGCDRGEDFALNLSRARAATIYNYLVEQGIDKDRLSSIGYGCKHLLHDTGGRLAHLNRRVEIEIVEL